A stretch of Anolis sagrei isolate rAnoSag1 chromosome X, rAnoSag1.mat, whole genome shotgun sequence DNA encodes these proteins:
- the INPP5B gene encoding type II inositol 1,4,5-trisphosphate 5-phosphatase isoform X1 yields MDQSGPVQEALAPGERCLAAAPAALESGEGRLLGLVESRGRTALCIFCARRPAISGQDLRLERVLLLQEGFSLEEVTLDSEPPTLGSDVVVLLHTREAPALLLRLPFGSQTQSFLAQVRRRCPRGGGGGAAGLSGDEDPTWKGRPLLPSPPSVPEGTPEEAKAKAKVAPAAAPRPTNPRSEVTGAMVRSSQVLVQEAVQGAPVQAFGLRETLIRSQLLQREEAYTHLQSYRFFVGSYNVNGQSPRESLQPWLSQDPNPPDVYCVGFQELDLSKEAFFFNDTPKEEEWFRAVTESLHPGAKYAKIKLVRLVGILLLLYVRTELAANISEVEAETVGTGIMGRMGNKGGVGIRFKLHNTSICLVNAHLAAHAEECERRNQDFRDIGARMLFGQLESGLPALTIAKHDVVLWLGDLNYRLEEQDVERVKKLVEARDFSSLQQHDQLKRQMEAKAVFEGFTEGEITFQPTYKYNPGSDDWDTSEKCRVPAWCDRILFKGKSVSQLSYRSHPALKISDHKPVSACFDVGVKVVDEELYRQVFEDIVRSLDKMENESIPSVTLSKREFFFRDVKYMQLQVETFSIHNGPVPCQFAFINKPDEDSYCKPWLTANPNKGFLLPDSEVTVELELFVNKSTAPALNSGEDRLEDILVLHLDRGKDYFLSVLGNYLPSCFGTSLQALTFMRQPIQEMPPDTIRELSLRPLTSINSETFWDEKPLDIPKELWMMVDYLYRHASQQEDLFQQPGLRSEFEQIRDCLDTGMMDTLVGSNHSVAEALLLFLESLPEPVICSSLYSSCLERADSYILSTQVVSTLPRCHRNVLSYLMAFLRELLRHSAKNHLDMNILASLFGGLLLRPPPGYPKPGIAEKRQAQQFIRQFLLREGAAM; encoded by the exons GCTCTGCATCTTCTGCGCCCGCCGCCCAGCGATCTCCGGCCAGGACCTTCGCCTGGAGAGGGTCCTCCTCCTGCAGGAAGGCTTCTCCCTCGAGGAgg TCACCCTGGACAGTGAGCCCCCCACTCTGG GCTCGGACGTGGTGGTGCTGCTCCACACGAGAGAGGCCCCGGCACTGCTCCTCCGGTTGCCCTTTGGTTCCCAGACCCAAAGCTTCCTGGCCCAGGTCCGCAGGCGATGCcccagaggaggaggtggaggagcgGCAG GGCTTTCTGGGGATGAAGACCCCACTTGGAAGGGGAGGCCCCTGCTGCCCTCACCCCCCAGTGTCCCAGAGGGCACCCCTGAAGAGGCCAAGGCTAAGGCCAAGGTGGCGCCAGCAGCTGCTCCCAG gCCCACCAACCCCAGGAGTGAGGTGACAGGCGCCATGGTGCGCTCCTCTCAGGTGCTGGTGCAGGAGGCGGTGCAGGGGGCCCCCGTCCAGGCCTTTGGGCTGAGAGAGACCCTCATCCGCTCCCAACTCCTGCAGAGGGAGGAGGCCTACACCCACCTCCAGAGCTACAG GTTTTTTGTCGGCTCCTACAACGTGAATGGCCAGTCGCCCAGAGAGAGCCTCCAGCCCTGGCTGAGTCAAGACCCCAACCCCCCTGATGTTTACTGTGTGGG CTTCCAGGAGCTGGACCTGAGCAAGGAAGCCTTTTTCTTCAACGACACCCCAAAAGAGGAGGAGTGGTTCAGAGCTGTGACAGAGAGCCTTCACCCAGGGGCAAAGTACGCCAAG ATCAAACTGGTGCGCCTGGTGGGGATCCTATTACTGCTATATGTGAGGACGGAGCTAGCGGCGAACATCTCTGAAGTGGAGGCAGAGACGGTTGGCACTGGCATCATGGGGAGGATG GGCAACAAGGGCGGGGTAGGCATCCGCTTCAAGCTCCACAACACCTCCATCTGCCTAGTCAATGCCCACCTGGCTGCCCACGCAGAAGAGTGTGAGAGGCGCAACCAGGACTTCCGTGACATTGGTGCCCGCATGCTCTTCGGGCAACTGGAATCTGGACTCCCTGCCCTCACCATCGCCAAGCATGA TGTGGTCTTGTGGCTTGGGGACCTAAACTACAGGCTGGAGGAGCAGGACGTGGAGCGGGTCAAGAAGCTTGTGGAAGCCAGGGACTTCAGCAGCCTTCAGCAACATGACCAG TTGAAGCGTCAAATGGAGGCGAAGGCGGTCTTTGAAGGTTTCACAGAGGGAGAGATTACCTTCCAGCCCACATACAAGTACAACCCAGGCTCCGATGACTGGGATACCAG TGAGAAGTGCCGTGTCCCCGCCTGGTGCGACCGGATCCTCTTCAAAGGGAAGAGTGTCTCCCAGCTGAGCTACCGAAGCCACCCAGCCCTGAAGATCAGTGACCACAAGCCTGTCAGTGCCTGCTTTGATGTTGGT GTGAAGGTGGTGGATGAGGAGCTGTATCGACAAGTTTTTGAGGACATTGTGCGCTCCTTGGATAAGATGGAGAATGAAAGCATCCCCTCTGTCACCCTCTCCAAGAGGGAG TTCTTTTTCAGGGACGTGAAGTACATGCAGCTTCAGGTGGAGACCTTCTCAATCCACAATGGGCCTGTTCCCTGTCAGTTTGCGTTCATCAACAAGCCAGATGAAGATAGCTATTGCAAGCCATGGCTAACGGCAAACCCCAACAAGGGCTTCCTCTTGCCAG ACTCTGAGGTGACGGTTGAGTTGGAGCTCTTTGTGAATAAATCGACAGCCCCAGCCTTGAACTCTGGGGAAGATCGGCTGGAGGACATCTTGGTGCTTCATCTTGATCGGGGTAAGGATTACTTCCTGTCTGTTTTGGGGAACTACCTGCCCAGCTGCTTCGGCACCTCGCTGCAAGCACTCACCTTCATGAGACAGCCCATCCAAGAGATGCCACCAGACACCATCCGGGAGCTG AGCCTGCGGCCGTTGACATCAATAAACAGTGAGACCTTTTGGGACGAGAAGCCCCTGGACATCCCTAAAGAGCTGTGGATGATGGTGGACTACCTCTATCGCCATGCTTCCCAACAG GAAGACCTGTTCCAGCAGCCAGGTCTGCGGTCTGAATTTGAACAGATTCGTGATTGCTTGGACACGGGGATGATGGACACGCTGG TGGGCAGCAATCATTCTGTGGCTGAAGCGCTGCTCCTGTTCCTAGAGAGTCTCCCTGAGCCAGTCATCTGCTCCAGCCTCTACAGCAGTTGCCTAGAACGTGCCGACAGCTACATCCTGAGCACGCAG gtAGTGTCCACTCTGCCCAGGTGCCACAGGAATGTCCTCAGTTACCTGATGGCTTTCCTGCGGGAGCTGCTCCGACATTCTGCGAAAAACCACTTGGACATGAATATTCTGG CCAGCCTCTTTGGGGGCCTCCTGCTGCGCCCCCCTCCTGGGTACCCCAAGCCTGGTATCGCGGAGAAGCGCCAGGCCCAGCAGTTCATCCGGCAGTTCCTCCTGCGGGAAGGAGCCGCAATGTGA
- the INPP5B gene encoding type II inositol 1,4,5-trisphosphate 5-phosphatase isoform X2, whose translation MVRSSQVLVQEAVQGAPVQAFGLRETLIRSQLLQREEAYTHLQSYRFFVGSYNVNGQSPRESLQPWLSQDPNPPDVYCVGFQELDLSKEAFFFNDTPKEEEWFRAVTESLHPGAKYAKIKLVRLVGILLLLYVRTELAANISEVEAETVGTGIMGRMGNKGGVGIRFKLHNTSICLVNAHLAAHAEECERRNQDFRDIGARMLFGQLESGLPALTIAKHDVVLWLGDLNYRLEEQDVERVKKLVEARDFSSLQQHDQLKRQMEAKAVFEGFTEGEITFQPTYKYNPGSDDWDTSEKCRVPAWCDRILFKGKSVSQLSYRSHPALKISDHKPVSACFDVGVKVVDEELYRQVFEDIVRSLDKMENESIPSVTLSKREFFFRDVKYMQLQVETFSIHNGPVPCQFAFINKPDEDSYCKPWLTANPNKGFLLPDSEVTVELELFVNKSTAPALNSGEDRLEDILVLHLDRGKDYFLSVLGNYLPSCFGTSLQALTFMRQPIQEMPPDTIRELSLRPLTSINSETFWDEKPLDIPKELWMMVDYLYRHASQQEDLFQQPGLRSEFEQIRDCLDTGMMDTLVGSNHSVAEALLLFLESLPEPVICSSLYSSCLERADSYILSTQVVSTLPRCHRNVLSYLMAFLRELLRHSAKNHLDMNILASLFGGLLLRPPPGYPKPGIAEKRQAQQFIRQFLLREGAAM comes from the exons ATGGTGCGCTCCTCTCAGGTGCTGGTGCAGGAGGCGGTGCAGGGGGCCCCCGTCCAGGCCTTTGGGCTGAGAGAGACCCTCATCCGCTCCCAACTCCTGCAGAGGGAGGAGGCCTACACCCACCTCCAGAGCTACAG GTTTTTTGTCGGCTCCTACAACGTGAATGGCCAGTCGCCCAGAGAGAGCCTCCAGCCCTGGCTGAGTCAAGACCCCAACCCCCCTGATGTTTACTGTGTGGG CTTCCAGGAGCTGGACCTGAGCAAGGAAGCCTTTTTCTTCAACGACACCCCAAAAGAGGAGGAGTGGTTCAGAGCTGTGACAGAGAGCCTTCACCCAGGGGCAAAGTACGCCAAG ATCAAACTGGTGCGCCTGGTGGGGATCCTATTACTGCTATATGTGAGGACGGAGCTAGCGGCGAACATCTCTGAAGTGGAGGCAGAGACGGTTGGCACTGGCATCATGGGGAGGATG GGCAACAAGGGCGGGGTAGGCATCCGCTTCAAGCTCCACAACACCTCCATCTGCCTAGTCAATGCCCACCTGGCTGCCCACGCAGAAGAGTGTGAGAGGCGCAACCAGGACTTCCGTGACATTGGTGCCCGCATGCTCTTCGGGCAACTGGAATCTGGACTCCCTGCCCTCACCATCGCCAAGCATGA TGTGGTCTTGTGGCTTGGGGACCTAAACTACAGGCTGGAGGAGCAGGACGTGGAGCGGGTCAAGAAGCTTGTGGAAGCCAGGGACTTCAGCAGCCTTCAGCAACATGACCAG TTGAAGCGTCAAATGGAGGCGAAGGCGGTCTTTGAAGGTTTCACAGAGGGAGAGATTACCTTCCAGCCCACATACAAGTACAACCCAGGCTCCGATGACTGGGATACCAG TGAGAAGTGCCGTGTCCCCGCCTGGTGCGACCGGATCCTCTTCAAAGGGAAGAGTGTCTCCCAGCTGAGCTACCGAAGCCACCCAGCCCTGAAGATCAGTGACCACAAGCCTGTCAGTGCCTGCTTTGATGTTGGT GTGAAGGTGGTGGATGAGGAGCTGTATCGACAAGTTTTTGAGGACATTGTGCGCTCCTTGGATAAGATGGAGAATGAAAGCATCCCCTCTGTCACCCTCTCCAAGAGGGAG TTCTTTTTCAGGGACGTGAAGTACATGCAGCTTCAGGTGGAGACCTTCTCAATCCACAATGGGCCTGTTCCCTGTCAGTTTGCGTTCATCAACAAGCCAGATGAAGATAGCTATTGCAAGCCATGGCTAACGGCAAACCCCAACAAGGGCTTCCTCTTGCCAG ACTCTGAGGTGACGGTTGAGTTGGAGCTCTTTGTGAATAAATCGACAGCCCCAGCCTTGAACTCTGGGGAAGATCGGCTGGAGGACATCTTGGTGCTTCATCTTGATCGGGGTAAGGATTACTTCCTGTCTGTTTTGGGGAACTACCTGCCCAGCTGCTTCGGCACCTCGCTGCAAGCACTCACCTTCATGAGACAGCCCATCCAAGAGATGCCACCAGACACCATCCGGGAGCTG AGCCTGCGGCCGTTGACATCAATAAACAGTGAGACCTTTTGGGACGAGAAGCCCCTGGACATCCCTAAAGAGCTGTGGATGATGGTGGACTACCTCTATCGCCATGCTTCCCAACAG GAAGACCTGTTCCAGCAGCCAGGTCTGCGGTCTGAATTTGAACAGATTCGTGATTGCTTGGACACGGGGATGATGGACACGCTGG TGGGCAGCAATCATTCTGTGGCTGAAGCGCTGCTCCTGTTCCTAGAGAGTCTCCCTGAGCCAGTCATCTGCTCCAGCCTCTACAGCAGTTGCCTAGAACGTGCCGACAGCTACATCCTGAGCACGCAG gtAGTGTCCACTCTGCCCAGGTGCCACAGGAATGTCCTCAGTTACCTGATGGCTTTCCTGCGGGAGCTGCTCCGACATTCTGCGAAAAACCACTTGGACATGAATATTCTGG CCAGCCTCTTTGGGGGCCTCCTGCTGCGCCCCCCTCCTGGGTACCCCAAGCCTGGTATCGCGGAGAAGCGCCAGGCCCAGCAGTTCATCCGGCAGTTCCTCCTGCGGGAAGGAGCCGCAATGTGA